The following DNA comes from Enterobacter sp. SA187.
ACCGCGCGGAAAGATATTATTGGCGGCGATCAGCAGCCCGCCAAAATTCTGCGCATAAATGGAGTAGCCTTTGTAGCCTGCCCCGATCAGGTTATCGGTAATTTTTGAGGCCTGGCCCGCGCCGCGCAGTTCCACGCAGTTACCGCATTCGGCAATGAAATTATCATGCACCGACAGCGCGTCGGCGTGGTAAATGGTCAGGCCGTGCTCCAGATAGACAAAACCCATGCCGTTGATGCGAAACGAGTCCTGGGCGCTGGCGATATAAATCCCCGTCTTACCGTTCACATAGCTGTTTTCCGGATCGTTATGCCCCAGGTCGTCATCGACGAAATGCAGCCCATCGATGCAGAAGCCGGAAAACTCCACCGAGCTGATGCGCGGCTCGCCGCTGCGCTCCACATAAAAGGCCGCCCCTGCATGCTCCGGCTGCCCGTCGCCTGCGGCAATATCCACCAGAATACGGCTGCCGCCCGGCCAGATTTCATGCCAGTTCGGCCATTCATTTTGCGGCGCGTTAAAGCGGATGCTGGAAGACGTAAAGCCATGCCCGGCGCCCATGATTTTCAGGTAACTGATGTCGATGAGTATCTGCGTGGTGAGGTGATAATCACCCGGCGGAATATAAATGACCGCGCCGGGCTTGCCGCCGCCGTTACTATCAGTCTGCGTTTGTCGGCTTTTAATATCGGCGATGATGCTGTTGATCACCTCGCCAATATCTCTGTACGGGTTACCGGTATGCCAGCGGGTGACATCATAATGGTTATTGCTCGTCATCAGTAGATCCTCATTTACATGACAGAAAGTTCGCGTTTAGCCAGGTCGACTTTGATTCTTTCCAGCAGTTGATTGTCGAGTTTGAAATAACGCACCATCCAGGCGCTGATGAAATAGCTCACCATCGGCAGTAAGGAGAACATGATAATAATGCCCTGGAGGGTTTGCGGATTTTGTTGCGGCTGGTTGGCGACGTAGCCGGTAAAGGAGAGGATCCAGGCGACGATAGCCCCGGCGACTGCCAGCCCCATTTTCAGCATAAAGAGATTGCCCGCAAAGGAGATGCCGGTCAGACGCTTGCCGTATTTCCAGTCACCGTAATCATCCACGTCAGACATCATCGCCCACAGAATCGGACCGGACTGGATCAAATGCAGAATATTGATCACGATAAACAGCGCCAGCAGCGGCGTCAGTGATTGCGGATCAACGAACCACAGCGCGAATGACAGAATGCCGAGAATAATATTGATAATGCGGAAAAGCTTAATTTTATCGAAACGGTCGGTAAGCGGTTTGGCAATCACGCTGCCGAACATATTGCAGGCAACGCCGAGCGCCATAAAAAAGGTCACAAATCCTACCGAGGCGTGCATCACATAGGTGGCGTAATAAATAGTCACCGCCCCACGAATAAAGGCCGGGAAAACGTTTAAAAAGGTAATAGAGATCATCAGCAGCCACTGATCATTTTTGATGATGTCTTTCAGATCGCGCATTAAGGAGTCATTGGCTTTTACTGATCTCACCCGCTCTTTAATACTGCTGAAGCAGAACAGGAACATTAGGGTGGCGGCAGCACCCATGATCATCATGGTCTGCTGAAAACCCGCCGCGCGGTCGCCCTCTCCCAGCCATTCGGTGAGCGGCAGAATAGACGAGGACACAATCAGCGTCGCCAGTCCGTTCAGGAAGAAGCGCCACGACAGACAGCCCAGCCGCTCTTTCTGATTCAGCGTGATCACACCCGCCACCGAGCAGTAGGGAATATTTATCGCGGTATAAATCAGCGACATCACCAGATAAGTCACCCAGGCATAGATTATTTTGCCGCTCATCGTCAGATCGGGCGTGGTAAACATCACCACCGCGCCCAGACCAAAAGGCACCGCCATCCACAGCAACCACGGGCGGAATTTGCCCCAGCGACTTTTAGTGCGATCGCATATTGCGCCCATCACCGGATCGCTGAAGGCATCAAATATACGGATCACCAGAAATAAGGTGCCCACGACGCCGGCATCGAGGCCATAAATATCGGTGTAAAACCAGGTCAGATAAAGTGCCAGCACGCTCCAGATCATGCAGGAACCGGCATCCCCCATGCCGTAGCCCACTTTTTCTTTCAGGCTGAGCTTTTCATAAGCGCTGTGCTTTGATGTTGTTTTTACAGACAGAGTGACAGACATATCGTGTACCTTTTCATTGCGCAGTCGTGAACGCCGGGCACGGGTCATCAGACCGGTCCCATCCGGGATAAATGTCGTGGTAATAAAATTCAGATAAAAAATTAACGCGTCATAAGGTGGTGATATTCAGCCTGACGCTGCTCTCGCGGATAATTAACCGCGAAACGATCTCCACCATGTCGATACTTTCCAGCTGGCTGTTATTTTTCACCATCTGAAACGCCAGGTGCGCAATTTCATTTATTGGCTGCGCGACGCTGGTTATTTTTTGTGTTTGCGCCAGCACAGTATTATCAAAGCTGGCGATGGCAATATCGTCCGGAACGGTCAGCCCCTGCGCTTTCAGGCCATCGATAATGTAGCAGGCGGCGACATCGTTATAGACCAGCAGACAGGTGCAGCGCGCCGGGTCATTTTTCAGTTTATCGATGATCACGTCCAGGTTATGGATATGCCCGGAGGTTCTCTCCCCCTCGCCTTTACCGATCCAGAACTGGTGCGCCAGCGCCAGTTGCAGGCCGTGCCCGGTAATTTTCCTGCTGTAGGCCGACACCTTGCGATTATCCACCCCGTCCTGGGCGATAAAACCAAAGGCAGTGTGGCCGGTATGAATAAAATGCCCGGCGATATTCTCCGCGCCACGGGTCTGGTTAATGGACACTGAATTAAAAAAGCGGGAGACCTGCGTGACTACCGCCACCGGTATGTGGGTGGCACGAAGCCATTCCGATAATTCCGCCTCGGCTTCAGTGGGCACCCACAGCAGACTGTCTATGCCCATGCCAATCAGACTATGAATAATCTGTTTATCCTGTTGCGGCTGATTCTGATGCGTTTTCACAATCACCGATTTGCCAATATAGCG
Coding sequences within:
- a CDS encoding NosD domain-containing protein, whose translation is MTSNNHYDVTRWHTGNPYRDIGEVINSIIADIKSRQTQTDSNGGGKPGAVIYIPPGDYHLTTQILIDISYLKIMGAGHGFTSSSIRFNAPQNEWPNWHEIWPGGSRILVDIAAGDGQPEHAGAAFYVERSGEPRISSVEFSGFCIDGLHFVDDDLGHNDPENSYVNGKTGIYIASAQDSFRINGMGFVYLEHGLTIYHADALSVHDNFIAECGNCVELRGAGQASKITDNLIGAGYKGYSIYAQNFGGLLIAANNIFPRGKSSVHFSGVARSSITGNRFHAFYPGMVILEDNCSENLISANHLLRDREPWPPMQGYDNGLDDSFGLVHINGDHNSVIGNHISASPDTALSTPPDTRPVIIHLVVGQGNYIASNHIIATREAGAEQSADAGSCFTTQVGALLATDRRVALAVTAVLVASAATHNTVLDSGADHQVILDRSLNAFRATPVPGQPV
- a CDS encoding glycoside-pentoside-hexuronide (GPH):cation symporter, which codes for MSVTLSVKTTSKHSAYEKLSLKEKVGYGMGDAGSCMIWSVLALYLTWFYTDIYGLDAGVVGTLFLVIRIFDAFSDPVMGAICDRTKSRWGKFRPWLLWMAVPFGLGAVVMFTTPDLTMSGKIIYAWVTYLVMSLIYTAINIPYCSVAGVITLNQKERLGCLSWRFFLNGLATLIVSSSILPLTEWLGEGDRAAGFQQTMMIMGAAATLMFLFCFSSIKERVRSVKANDSLMRDLKDIIKNDQWLLMISITFLNVFPAFIRGAVTIYYATYVMHASVGFVTFFMALGVACNMFGSVIAKPLTDRFDKIKLFRIINIILGILSFALWFVDPQSLTPLLALFIVINILHLIQSGPILWAMMSDVDDYGDWKYGKRLTGISFAGNLFMLKMGLAVAGAIVAWILSFTGYVANQPQQNPQTLQGIIIMFSLLPMVSYFISAWMVRYFKLDNQLLERIKVDLAKRELSVM
- a CDS encoding LacI family DNA-binding transcriptional regulator, encoding MASLKDVAKKAGVSTATVSRVLNNHPGVNPETRQAVRDAMDFLCYVPLKSAVQLSGKCSGLIGVVLPNLVNPHFCELLATFEEEARYIGKSVIVKTHQNQPQQDKQIIHSLIGMGIDSLLWVPTEAEAELSEWLRATHIPVAVVTQVSRFFNSVSINQTRGAENIAGHFIHTGHTAFGFIAQDGVDNRKVSAYSRKITGHGLQLALAHQFWIGKGEGERTSGHIHNLDVIIDKLKNDPARCTCLLVYNDVAACYIIDGLKAQGLTVPDDIAIASFDNTVLAQTQKITSVAQPINEIAHLAFQMVKNNSQLESIDMVEIVSRLIIRESSVRLNITTL